In Pectobacterium aroidearum, the following are encoded in one genomic region:
- the trpB gene encoding tryptophan synthase subunit beta: MMTLLNPYFGEFGGQFVPQILMPALRQLEEAFVNAQKDPEFQAEFTDLLKNYAGRPTALTLCQNLTAGTKTKLYLKREDLLHGGAHKTNQVLGQALLAKRMGKSEIIAETGAGQHGVATALACALLGLKCRVYMGAKDVERQSPNVFRMRLMGAEVIPVHSGSSTLKDACNEALRDWSGSYETAHYLLGTAAGPHPYPTIVREFQRMIGEETKAQILEKEGRLPDAVLACIGGGSNAIGMFADFIDDTSVRLIGIEPGGLGIESGQHGAPLKHGRLGIYFGMKSPMMQTSDGQIEESYSISAGLDFPSVGPQHAYLNSIGRADYVSITDDEALDAFKTLCRSEGIIPALESSHALAHALKMIKAEPEKEQLLVVNLSGRGDKDIFTVHDILKDRGEI; the protein is encoded by the coding sequence ATTATGACATTACTCAACCCTTACTTCGGTGAATTCGGCGGACAATTTGTTCCGCAGATCCTCATGCCGGCGTTACGCCAGCTGGAAGAGGCTTTCGTCAATGCACAAAAAGATCCTGAATTTCAGGCTGAATTTACCGATCTGCTGAAAAACTATGCGGGTCGTCCAACGGCGTTAACCCTGTGTCAAAACCTGACTGCTGGGACGAAAACCAAGCTGTATCTGAAACGCGAAGACCTGCTGCACGGTGGCGCGCACAAAACTAATCAGGTGCTCGGGCAGGCCCTGCTGGCCAAGCGCATGGGTAAAAGCGAAATCATCGCTGAAACCGGTGCAGGCCAACACGGTGTCGCGACAGCGCTGGCTTGCGCCCTTCTCGGCCTGAAATGCCGCGTTTATATGGGAGCAAAAGACGTTGAGCGCCAGTCGCCGAACGTCTTCCGTATGCGTCTGATGGGTGCAGAAGTGATTCCGGTTCACAGCGGTTCCTCTACGCTGAAAGATGCCTGTAACGAAGCGCTACGTGACTGGTCTGGCAGCTATGAAACCGCACACTATCTGCTGGGAACAGCGGCAGGCCCGCATCCTTACCCGACTATCGTGCGCGAATTTCAACGCATGATTGGTGAAGAGACGAAAGCCCAGATTCTGGAAAAAGAAGGTCGCTTGCCGGATGCGGTATTGGCCTGCATCGGCGGTGGCTCTAACGCGATTGGAATGTTTGCTGATTTCATCGACGATACCAGCGTCCGTCTGATCGGCATTGAACCTGGCGGCTTGGGCATTGAATCCGGGCAGCACGGTGCACCGTTAAAACATGGTCGCCTCGGTATCTATTTCGGCATGAAGTCCCCCATGATGCAAACCTCCGACGGACAAATTGAAGAGTCCTACTCTATTTCCGCCGGTCTGGATTTCCCGTCCGTCGGCCCGCAACACGCCTACCTGAACAGCATCGGTCGCGCTGACTATGTCTCGATTACCGATGACGAAGCGCTGGATGCATTCAAAACGCTCTGCCGCAGTGAAGGCATTATCCCCGCGCTGGAATCCTCCCACGCGCTGGCACACGCCCTGAAGATGATTAAAGCGGAACCGGAGAAAGAGCAACTGCTGGTGGTCAACCTTTCAGGCCGTGGTGATAAAGACATCTTTACCGTGCATGATATTTTGAAAGATCGGGGAGAAATCTAA
- the trpCF gene encoding bifunctional indole-3-glycerol-phosphate synthase TrpC/phosphoribosylanthranilate isomerase TrpF codes for MQETVLHKIVRDKALWVAEREKAQPLASFQHEIVPSQRDFYQALKQDKPAFILECKKASPSKGLIRDDFDPVAIAKVYKDYASAISVLTDEKYFQGDFAFLPQVSAAVHQPVLCKDFIISPYQIYLARYYQADAILLMLSVLDDEQYLQLADVAHSLKLGVLTEVSNEEELERAIQLEARVVGINNRDLRDLSIDLNRTRTLAPRLPAGVTVISESGINRHAQIRELSAFAQGFLIGSSLMSEPDLNGAVRRVILGENKVCGLTRAEDAQAAYQAGALYGGLIFVASSPRYVDAKHAADVMTGAPLRYVGVFRNAPVEHIVAITTQLGLAAVQLHGDEDQQTIDKLRQQLPAACQIWKALSIADTLPARNLTHVDRYVFDNGQGGSGKTFNWSLLANQSLDNVLLAGGLNSDNCALAAQQGCAGLDFNSGVESEPGKKDSHKIAAVFATLRQPQR; via the coding sequence ATGCAGGAAACCGTATTACATAAAATTGTGCGCGATAAGGCGCTTTGGGTTGCGGAGAGAGAGAAAGCACAGCCGCTGGCCTCTTTTCAGCATGAAATTGTTCCCAGCCAGCGCGACTTTTATCAGGCACTGAAACAGGATAAGCCCGCTTTTATTCTGGAATGCAAAAAGGCCTCGCCGTCGAAAGGATTGATTCGCGACGATTTCGACCCGGTAGCGATTGCCAAGGTTTATAAAGATTACGCGTCCGCGATTTCCGTTTTAACCGACGAGAAATATTTTCAGGGTGACTTTGCCTTTCTGCCGCAGGTGAGCGCAGCAGTACATCAGCCGGTATTGTGCAAAGACTTTATTATTTCGCCTTACCAGATCTATCTGGCTCGCTACTATCAGGCCGATGCCATTCTGCTGATGCTATCCGTGCTGGACGACGAGCAATACCTGCAACTGGCCGACGTGGCGCACAGTCTGAAGCTAGGTGTCTTGACGGAAGTCAGTAATGAAGAAGAGCTAGAGCGGGCCATTCAGTTGGAAGCGCGCGTCGTCGGAATCAACAACCGCGATCTGCGCGATCTCTCCATTGATCTTAACCGCACCCGGACGCTCGCCCCGCGTCTGCCCGCTGGCGTCACCGTGATCAGCGAGTCTGGCATCAACCGACATGCCCAGATTCGTGAACTCAGCGCCTTTGCCCAGGGGTTCTTGATCGGCAGTTCGCTGATGTCAGAACCCGATCTGAACGGCGCAGTACGCCGCGTTATTCTGGGAGAAAACAAGGTCTGCGGCCTGACGCGTGCCGAGGATGCTCAAGCGGCTTATCAAGCCGGTGCGCTCTACGGCGGATTAATCTTCGTCGCCAGTTCACCACGCTATGTTGACGCTAAACACGCCGCCGACGTGATGACAGGCGCTCCACTGCGCTATGTCGGCGTTTTCCGTAATGCGCCTGTCGAACACATCGTTGCTATCACGACGCAGTTGGGGCTAGCGGCCGTTCAGCTACACGGCGATGAAGATCAACAGACGATCGACAAGCTACGCCAGCAACTCCCTGCGGCTTGCCAGATTTGGAAAGCGTTGAGCATCGCGGACACCCTGCCAGCGCGTAATCTCACCCACGTCGATCGCTACGTGTTTGACAACGGTCAGGGCGGCAGCGGGAAAACCTTCAACTGGTCGCTGTTGGCGAATCAATCATTGGATAACGTGCTGTTAGCCGGCGGCCTAAATAGCGATAACTGCGCGCTGGCAGCACAGCAAGGTTGCGCAGGACTGGATTTCAATTCCGGGGTAGAAAGCGAACCGGGAAAAAAAGACTCACATAAAATTGCTGCGGTTTTTGCGACATTACGTCAGCCGCAGCGCTAA
- the rluB gene encoding 23S rRNA pseudouridine(2605) synthase RluB, whose translation MSEKLQKVLARAGHGSRREIEGIIQAGRVSVDGKVATLGDRVEVTKATKIRIDGHVVTVKETEETVCRVLVYYKPEGELCTRNDPDGRPTVFDRLPKIQGSRWVAVGRLDVNTSGLLLFTTDGELANRLMHPSREVEREYAVRVFGEVDDEKIKQLSKGVQLEDGPASFRTIRYQGGEGLNQWYNVTLTEGRNREVRRLWEAVGVQVSRLIRVRYGDITLPKGLPRGGWAEMPLEQLNYLRELVQLPAETVSKLPVERERRRVKANQIRRAVKRHSQISTAPARRTSPKPKRNG comes from the coding sequence ATGAGCGAAAAGTTACAAAAAGTTCTGGCGCGCGCCGGACATGGCTCACGCCGCGAAATTGAAGGTATCATTCAGGCTGGACGCGTCAGCGTTGACGGTAAAGTTGCCACACTGGGCGACCGCGTTGAAGTGACGAAAGCCACCAAAATCCGTATTGATGGCCATGTGGTTACCGTTAAGGAAACCGAAGAAACCGTGTGTCGCGTGCTGGTGTATTACAAACCAGAAGGCGAACTGTGTACCCGCAACGATCCTGATGGCCGCCCGACGGTGTTTGACCGTCTGCCGAAAATTCAGGGCTCTCGCTGGGTGGCGGTAGGGCGTCTCGACGTGAACACGTCCGGTCTGCTGCTGTTCACGACCGACGGTGAGTTAGCCAATCGCCTGATGCATCCTAGCCGTGAGGTTGAGCGTGAATACGCCGTGCGGGTCTTCGGTGAAGTGGATGACGAAAAGATCAAACAACTGAGCAAAGGCGTCCAGTTGGAAGATGGCCCGGCGTCGTTCCGTACGATCCGCTATCAGGGCGGTGAAGGTCTGAACCAGTGGTATAACGTGACGCTGACAGAAGGGCGTAACCGTGAAGTTCGCCGTCTGTGGGAAGCGGTTGGCGTGCAGGTGAGCCGCCTGATTCGCGTGCGCTACGGCGATATTACGCTGCCGAAAGGTCTGCCGCGCGGTGGCTGGGCAGAAATGCCGCTGGAACAGCTGAATTACCTGCGTGAGCTGGTGCAGCTTCCGGCAGAAACGGTATCGAAACTGCCAGTTGAGCGCGAACGTCGTCGGGTGAAAGCGAATCAAATCCGTCGTGCGGTAAAACGTCACAGCCAGATTAGTACCGCTCCGGCTCGCCGTACGTCTCCGAAACCGAAGCGCAACGGCTAA
- the trpA gene encoding tryptophan synthase subunit alpha produces the protein MERYQQLFNRLSEKKEGAFVPFVTLGDPSPEQSLKIIDTLIAAGADALELGVPFSDPLADGPTIQDANLRAFAASVNPGQCFEMLATIRQKYPDIPIGLLMYANLVFSNGIDEFYQRCAQVGVDSVLVADVPVAESAPFRTAALRHGIAPIFICPPNADDELLREIASYGRGYTYLVSRAGVTGAEKRAQLPLNHLVTKLNEYHAAPPLQGFGISDPTQVRETLASGAAGAISGSAIVRIIEKNLNQPDVMLSELHTFVSEMKAATRS, from the coding sequence ATGGAGCGTTATCAACAGCTGTTTAATCGCCTGTCAGAGAAAAAGGAAGGCGCGTTCGTTCCCTTTGTCACACTGGGCGATCCCTCCCCCGAGCAGTCTCTGAAAATTATCGACACGCTGATTGCCGCCGGTGCCGATGCGCTGGAGTTAGGCGTGCCCTTCTCTGACCCACTGGCAGATGGCCCAACCATTCAGGATGCCAACCTGCGCGCCTTTGCTGCCAGCGTCAACCCCGGCCAGTGCTTCGAAATGCTGGCAACCATTCGTCAGAAATACCCGGACATCCCGATTGGTCTGCTGATGTATGCCAATCTGGTCTTCAGCAACGGCATTGATGAATTCTATCAGCGCTGCGCGCAGGTTGGCGTTGATTCGGTGTTAGTGGCAGATGTTCCAGTGGCGGAGTCAGCGCCTTTCCGTACGGCTGCGCTGCGGCATGGCATTGCCCCTATTTTTATCTGCCCGCCCAATGCCGACGATGAACTGCTGCGCGAGATCGCTTCCTATGGCCGCGGTTATACCTATTTAGTGTCGCGTGCGGGCGTAACCGGGGCAGAAAAACGCGCCCAACTACCGCTGAATCATTTGGTAACCAAACTGAACGAGTACCATGCTGCCCCTCCGCTGCAAGGATTTGGCATTTCCGATCCTACTCAGGTGCGGGAAACGTTAGCATCAGGCGCTGCGGGTGCCATTTCTGGCTCGGCGATCGTGCGGATTATCGAAAAAAATCTGAACCAGCCTGACGTTATGCTGTCAGAGTTGCACACCTTTGTGAGTGAAATGAAAGCCGCTACGCGCTCATAA
- a CDS encoding PHP domain-containing protein — translation MDRLVPEDSQPIASFPLYDLHSHTTASDGVLTPTALVNRAIDMRVSVLAITDHDTTRGLKEAQQAIAQQALPLRLIPGVEISTLWENHEIHIVGLGMDITHPALTGLLQRQAECRQNRAEQIAVRLEKARIPDALAGAQRLATGGQITRAHFARYLIELGIAANMNQVFKKYLAKGKTGYVPPQWCSIPQAIDAIHQSGGVSVLAHPGRYDLTAKWLKRLLATFTESGGIAMEVAQCQQAPDERTQLGRYARDFNLMASQGSDFHLPCAWIELGRKLWLPADVEPVWHHPVLVN, via the coding sequence ATGGATAGGCTTGTGCCAGAAGATTCCCAACCGATAGCGTCATTCCCACTGTATGATCTGCATAGCCACACCACGGCGTCTGATGGCGTGTTAACGCCGACAGCGCTTGTCAACCGGGCGATAGACATGCGGGTGAGCGTGCTGGCGATTACCGATCACGATACGACCCGTGGGCTTAAAGAAGCCCAGCAGGCGATTGCGCAGCAGGCGCTGCCGTTGAGGCTGATCCCCGGTGTGGAGATCTCCACGCTGTGGGAAAACCATGAGATCCATATTGTCGGGCTTGGGATGGATATAACCCATCCGGCGTTAACGGGATTACTGCAACGGCAGGCAGAATGTCGGCAGAACCGGGCGGAGCAAATTGCGGTTCGACTGGAAAAAGCCCGCATTCCCGATGCGCTAGCCGGTGCACAACGTCTGGCAACGGGAGGACAGATTACGCGGGCGCATTTTGCGCGTTATCTGATTGAGCTGGGCATCGCGGCAAATATGAATCAGGTGTTCAAAAAATATCTGGCGAAAGGTAAAACCGGCTACGTGCCGCCGCAGTGGTGCAGCATCCCGCAAGCAATCGATGCCATTCATCAATCCGGCGGCGTGTCGGTATTGGCACATCCCGGGCGCTACGATCTGACGGCTAAATGGCTAAAACGCCTGCTGGCCACATTTACTGAAAGCGGCGGGATCGCGATGGAAGTGGCGCAATGCCAACAGGCCCCGGATGAACGGACGCAGTTGGGGCGCTATGCGCGAGATTTCAACCTGATGGCATCGCAAGGTTCGGATTTCCATTTGCCGTGCGCCTGGATTGAACTGGGGCGCAAACTGTGGTTGCCTGCCGATGTCGAACCTGTTTGGCATCATCCCGTATTGGTAAATTAA
- a CDS encoding gamma-glutamyl-gamma-aminobutyrate hydrolase family protein (Members of this family of hydrolases with an active site Cys residue belong to MEROPS family C26.), with product MADILLLDNIDSFTYNLVDQLRASGHQVVIYRNHLPADVIIARLQQMEKPILMLSPGPGTPAEAGCMPELLQRLRGQLPIIGICLGHQAIVEAYGGHVGQAGEILHGKASAIDHDASGMFSGLPHPLPVARYHSLVGSSIPSTLTVNAHFNTMVMAVRNDADRVCGFQFHPESILTTHGARLLEQTLDWALA from the coding sequence ATGGCCGACATCCTGCTGCTCGATAATATCGACTCATTCACCTACAACCTGGTGGATCAACTGCGTGCCAGCGGTCATCAGGTCGTGATTTACCGTAACCATCTGCCTGCCGATGTGATCATCGCGCGATTACAGCAAATGGAAAAACCGATTCTGATGCTCTCCCCCGGCCCCGGTACGCCAGCCGAAGCGGGCTGTATGCCGGAACTACTTCAGCGTCTGCGCGGTCAGTTGCCGATTATCGGTATTTGCCTCGGCCATCAGGCCATTGTAGAAGCCTATGGCGGCCATGTCGGTCAGGCAGGCGAAATCCTGCACGGCAAAGCGTCTGCCATCGACCATGATGCCAGCGGCATGTTTAGCGGTTTGCCGCATCCATTACCGGTCGCCCGCTACCACTCGCTGGTCGGCAGCAGTATTCCTTCTACGCTGACCGTCAACGCACACTTCAACACGATGGTGATGGCCGTGCGTAACGACGCCGATCGCGTCTGCGGTTTCCAATTCCACCCGGAGTCGATCCTGACCACGCACGGTGCTCGACTACTGGAACAAACGCTGGACTGGGCGCTGGCTTAA
- the ompW gene encoding outer membrane protein OmpW, giving the protein MKKTSLLLLAAAFMPALAQAHQAGDFIVRAGSATVRPAESSDNVLGLGEFQVSNNTQLGLTFSYMVTDNIGVELLAATPFKHKVGTPGTGTIAEVKHLPPSLVAQYYFGDAQDKLRPYLGVGLNYTMFFDEKFNDKGTGAGLSDLSLKNSWGVAAQAGLDYNLDKNWLVNMSVWWMDIDTDVKFKAGNAQQSIHTKLDPWAFMFGVGYRF; this is encoded by the coding sequence ATGAAAAAGACATCTTTATTATTGTTGGCAGCGGCGTTTATGCCTGCGTTGGCACAGGCTCATCAAGCGGGTGATTTTATTGTTCGGGCAGGCTCAGCAACGGTGCGTCCTGCTGAAAGTTCGGACAACGTGCTGGGGTTGGGGGAGTTTCAGGTTAGCAACAATACTCAGTTGGGCCTGACTTTCAGCTACATGGTGACGGACAATATTGGGGTTGAATTGCTCGCGGCCACCCCATTCAAACACAAAGTCGGAACACCCGGTACGGGCACGATTGCAGAAGTGAAGCACCTGCCGCCTTCACTGGTCGCGCAGTACTATTTTGGTGATGCTCAAGATAAGTTACGTCCTTATTTGGGCGTTGGTCTGAATTACACGATGTTCTTCGATGAGAAATTTAATGACAAGGGGACAGGTGCGGGTCTGAGCGATCTAAGCCTGAAAAATTCCTGGGGCGTTGCTGCACAGGCTGGGCTGGATTACAACTTGGACAAGAATTGGCTAGTAAACATGTCCGTATGGTGGATGGATATTGATACCGATGTGAAATTTAAAGCCGGTAACGCTCAGCAAAGTATCCATACTAAGCTTGATCCATGGGCCTTTATGTTTGGTGTAGGTTACCGCTTCTGA
- a CDS encoding L-threonylcarbamoyladenylate synthase, which yields MSQFFYIHPQNPQPRLINQSVEFLHKGGVIVYPTDSGYALGCMLGEKNALERICRIRDLGSDHNFTLMCRDLSELSTYAHVDNAAFRLIKNNTPGNYTFILKATKEVPRRLMNEKRKTIGLRVPSNPIALELLAALNEPLMSTTLMLPGNDFAESDPEEIQERLGKQVDLIIHGGSLGQQPTTVIDLTESAPRVAREGTGDVTPFL from the coding sequence ATGAGCCAGTTTTTCTATATTCACCCGCAGAATCCGCAGCCGCGATTGATCAACCAATCGGTGGAGTTTCTGCATAAAGGTGGGGTGATTGTTTATCCCACGGATTCCGGTTATGCGTTGGGCTGTATGTTGGGCGAAAAGAACGCGCTGGAACGTATCTGCCGGATTCGCGATCTGGGTAGCGATCATAACTTCACGTTGATGTGCCGCGATTTGTCCGAACTCTCTACGTATGCCCATGTTGATAACGCGGCTTTCCGGTTAATTAAAAATAATACGCCGGGCAACTACACCTTCATTCTGAAAGCGACAAAAGAAGTCCCTCGCCGCTTAATGAACGAAAAGCGTAAAACCATCGGCCTGCGCGTGCCGTCCAATCCCATTGCGTTGGAACTGCTGGCCGCGTTGAATGAACCGTTGATGTCGACAACGCTGATGTTGCCGGGAAATGATTTCGCCGAGTCCGATCCCGAAGAAATTCAGGAAAGATTGGGAAAACAGGTGGATTTGATTATTCACGGTGGCTCTCTGGGTCAACAGCCGACAACGGTTATCGACCTGACTGAATCCGCACCGCGCGTTGCCCGCGAAGGCACTGGCGATGTAACGCCGTTCTTATAG
- a CDS encoding oligogalacturonate-specific porin KdgM family protein, with translation MKAKILTMMVTSLISLSSMAVTIDYRHEMNDTAKNDHKDRLLMSHRFDNGFGLSMEGKWGQSGSDKTPNKPFNETVSNGTEVTASYLYKFDKTFGLEGGLNMVSTSNNNNYRPYIKGSVNITDSLYYALRYRASYLRNSNNIGNPNSATNPTSIKGYTITSTLGYKLPANFVVEYEFEYDKKTKAGSVGYIADNDNYGLTHNVKLAYKVDKNWTPYAEVGNVVGSTTTDERQTRYRVGVQYNF, from the coding sequence ATGAAAGCTAAAATATTGACGATGATGGTAACCTCCTTAATCAGCTTAAGCTCCATGGCTGTTACGATTGACTATCGTCATGAAATGAATGATACGGCAAAAAACGATCATAAAGATCGCCTGCTGATGTCCCACCGTTTTGACAACGGTTTTGGCCTGTCGATGGAAGGCAAATGGGGTCAATCAGGCAGCGATAAAACGCCAAATAAACCGTTTAACGAAACGGTCAGCAACGGTACTGAAGTGACCGCCAGCTACCTATATAAATTCGATAAAACTTTTGGGCTGGAAGGTGGTTTAAACATGGTTTCCACTTCCAACAACAACAACTATCGTCCATATATCAAAGGTTCGGTTAACATCACCGATTCTCTGTATTATGCTCTGCGCTATCGTGCATCCTATCTGCGTAATAGCAACAACATCGGTAACCCGAATTCTGCTACAAACCCTACTAGCATTAAAGGTTACACCATCACCAGTACGCTGGGTTATAAACTGCCAGCCAACTTCGTGGTTGAATACGAATTTGAATACGACAAGAAAACTAAAGCGGGTTCTGTTGGCTATATTGCAGACAATGACAACTATGGTCTGACTCATAACGTTAAATTAGCCTATAAAGTCGACAAAAACTGGACGCCTTACGCTGAAGTCGGCAACGTGGTTGGCAGCACAACAACTGACGAACGTCAAACTCGTTACCGCGTTGGTGTACAGTACAATTTCTAA
- the trpD gene encoding anthranilate phosphoribosyltransferase, whose product MQNILEKLYRAESISRQESQALFGAIIRGELEASQLAAALISMKVRGEHPDEIAGAATALLADAQPFPRPDYLFADIVGTGGDGTNSINISTASAFVAASCGLKIAKHGNRSVSSRSGSSDLLSAFGIKLDMSAQDSRQALDDLGVCFLFAPQYHLGFRHAMPVRQQLKTRTVFNVLGPLVNPARPPLALIGVYSPELVRPIAETLKVLGYQRAAVVHGGGMDEVAIHAPTQVAELNNGEIETYELTHRDFGLDTYSLSALQGGTPEENRDILASLLQGKGERAHAAAVAANVALLLRLFGQENLRQNAQQALEVIHSGQAYQRVIALSARG is encoded by the coding sequence ATGCAAAATATACTGGAAAAATTATACCGTGCAGAAAGCATCAGCCGTCAGGAAAGTCAGGCGCTGTTTGGTGCCATTATTCGCGGCGAACTGGAAGCCAGCCAACTGGCAGCGGCGCTGATTAGCATGAAGGTGCGCGGCGAGCATCCCGATGAAATTGCCGGTGCCGCCACCGCATTGCTGGCCGATGCGCAGCCGTTCCCTCGCCCTGACTATTTATTTGCCGATATCGTCGGCACCGGCGGTGACGGTACGAACAGCATCAACATTTCAACCGCCAGTGCCTTCGTGGCTGCCAGTTGCGGCCTGAAAATCGCCAAGCACGGCAACCGCAGCGTCTCCAGCCGTTCCGGTTCATCCGATTTGCTTTCTGCTTTCGGTATTAAGCTGGACATGAGCGCGCAGGATTCACGTCAGGCGCTGGACGATTTGGGCGTGTGTTTCCTGTTTGCTCCGCAATATCATCTGGGTTTCCGCCATGCAATGCCAGTGCGTCAGCAGCTCAAAACCCGCACCGTCTTCAACGTGCTGGGGCCACTGGTTAACCCCGCTCGTCCGCCGCTGGCGCTGATTGGCGTGTATAGCCCTGAATTGGTTCGGCCTATCGCCGAAACATTGAAGGTGCTGGGCTACCAGCGTGCCGCCGTAGTACATGGCGGCGGGATGGATGAAGTCGCCATTCATGCGCCGACACAGGTGGCTGAATTAAACAATGGCGAGATCGAAACCTACGAACTGACGCACCGCGATTTCGGACTGGATACGTATTCGCTGTCGGCATTACAAGGCGGTACGCCAGAAGAAAACCGTGACATTCTCGCGTCACTACTACAAGGTAAAGGTGAACGCGCGCATGCTGCTGCGGTTGCCGCCAATGTTGCGCTGCTCCTGAGATTATTCGGACAAGAAAATTTGCGCCAAAATGCGCAACAGGCGCTTGAAGTCATTCATAGTGGACAGGCTTATCAGCGCGTTATCGCACTGTCCGCGAGAGGATAA
- a CDS encoding anthranilate synthase component 1, whose product MQTTQPKLELLRTEAVYRNDPSAIFHQLCGARPATLLLESAEIDSKENLKSLLIVDSALRITALGQHVSIQALTANGASLLPLLDAALPAEIINQPRPNGRELTFPLADVMQDEDARLRSLSVFDALRQILTLVASPAEGREAMFLGGLFAYDLVAGFEALPTLSQQQRCPDFCFYLAETLLVLDHQKRVTALQASLFTPNHSEKQRLQQRLEQLQFQLTQPAPALPRQSIENMTLSCNQSDEAFGEVVSQMQEAIRIGEIFQVVPSRRFSLPCPSPLAAYQTLKDNNPSPYMFYMQDQDFTLFGASPESSLKYDADSRQIEIYPIAGTRPRGRRADGSLDRDLDSRIELEMRTDHKELAEHLMLVDLARNDLARICQPGSRYVADLTKVDRYSFVMHLVSRVVGTLREDLDVLHAYRACMNMGTLSGAPKVRAMQLIAESEKTRRGSYGGAVGYFTAHGDLDTCIVIRSAYVEDGIATVQAGAGVVLDSNPQAEADETRNKARAVLRAIASAHHAKEIF is encoded by the coding sequence ATGCAAACAACACAACCTAAACTGGAACTGCTGCGTACCGAGGCCGTTTACCGTAACGACCCCAGCGCCATCTTCCATCAGCTCTGCGGTGCCAGACCTGCCACGTTGCTGTTAGAGTCGGCTGAAATCGACAGTAAGGAAAACCTGAAAAGCCTTTTAATCGTTGATAGCGCGCTACGCATTACTGCGCTGGGCCAGCACGTTTCCATTCAGGCATTAACGGCGAACGGTGCCAGCCTCCTGCCGCTTCTGGATGCCGCACTGCCAGCAGAAATTATTAATCAACCACGTCCGAACGGTCGTGAACTCACTTTTCCACTGGCAGACGTCATGCAAGATGAAGATGCTCGTCTGCGTTCGCTGTCGGTCTTTGATGCCTTACGCCAGATTCTGACGCTGGTTGCCAGCCCGGCAGAGGGGCGTGAGGCCATGTTCCTCGGTGGCCTGTTTGCCTACGATTTAGTCGCTGGGTTTGAAGCCTTACCCACGCTGAGCCAACAACAACGCTGTCCAGACTTTTGCTTCTATCTGGCAGAAACACTGCTGGTGCTCGATCACCAAAAACGCGTGACCGCGCTGCAAGCCAGCCTGTTTACGCCGAACCACAGCGAAAAGCAGCGGCTGCAACAGCGTCTGGAACAGCTACAGTTTCAGCTTACCCAGCCCGCTCCCGCACTGCCGCGTCAGTCCATCGAGAATATGACGTTAAGCTGCAATCAGAGCGATGAAGCCTTCGGCGAGGTTGTCAGCCAGATGCAGGAAGCCATCCGCATCGGTGAAATTTTCCAGGTCGTGCCGTCACGCCGTTTTTCTCTGCCGTGTCCTTCACCGCTGGCCGCTTACCAAACGCTGAAAGATAACAACCCGAGTCCTTACATGTTTTACATGCAGGATCAGGACTTCACGCTGTTCGGCGCCTCGCCGGAAAGCTCACTGAAATACGATGCCGACAGCCGCCAAATCGAAATTTACCCGATTGCAGGTACCCGCCCGCGTGGTCGCCGCGCCGATGGTTCGCTGGATCGCGATCTCGATAGCCGTATTGAGTTGGAAATGCGTACCGACCATAAAGAGCTGGCTGAACATCTGATGTTGGTGGATTTAGCCCGTAACGATCTGGCGCGCATCTGTCAGCCCGGCAGCCGTTACGTTGCCGATCTGACCAAAGTTGACCGCTATTCCTTCGTCATGCATTTGGTCTCTCGCGTGGTGGGGACGCTGCGTGAAGATCTGGATGTCCTGCACGCCTACCGCGCCTGCATGAATATGGGCACGCTGAGCGGTGCGCCGAAAGTTCGGGCAATGCAGTTGATTGCCGAGAGTGAGAAAACTCGCCGCGGTAGCTACGGCGGCGCGGTGGGCTACTTCACCGCTCACGGCGATCTGGATACCTGCATCGTGATTCGCTCCGCCTATGTCGAAGACGGTATTGCCACCGTTCAGGCGGGTGCGGGCGTGGTTCTGGATTCCAACCCTCAGGCTGAAGCCGACGAAACGCGTAATAAAGCCCGGGCCGTACTGCGAGCGATTGCCAGTGCGCACCATGCAAAGGAGATTTTCTGA